The Arvicanthis niloticus isolate mArvNil1 chromosome 2, mArvNil1.pat.X, whole genome shotgun sequence genome includes a window with the following:
- the LOC117703929 gene encoding olfactory receptor 4C16-like, whose amino-acid sequence MHLNINVTEIILLGLTQDPSRKNIVFAIFLFFYMGTLLGNLLIIVTIKTSQALGSPMYFFLFYLSLSDTCFSTTVAPRTILDSLLKKASISFTECIIQVFTFHFFGCLEIFILILMAVDRYVAICKPLHYMTIMSRRVCGLLVAIAWVGSCVHSLVQIFLALSISFCGPNVIDHYFCDLQPLLKLACSDTYMINLLLVSNSGAICTVSFLVLMVSYVIILHSLRNHSAEGRRKALSTCISHIIVVILFFGPCIFIYTRPATTFPMDKMISIFYSIGTPLLNPLIYTLRNAEVKNAMKKLWRKKVASDDIK is encoded by the coding sequence ATGCACCTCAATATCAATGTGACTGAGATCATTCTTCTTGGCTTGACACAGGATCCTAGTAGAAAGAACATAGTGTTtgctatttttctgttcttttacatGGGGACATTACTGGGTAACTTGCTTATCATTGTTACCATCAAGACAAGCCAGGCCCTTGGGAgtcccatgtacttcttcctgttCTACTTATCCTTGTCTGACACCTGCTTCTCAACAACTGTAGCCCCAAGAACAATTTTGGATTCTTTGCTGAAGAAGGCCTCTATTTCTTTCACTGAGTGCATAATCCAAGTCTTCACATTTCATTTCTTTGGCTGTTTGGAGATCTTTATCCTCATCCTCATGGCTgttgaccgctatgtggccatctgtaagCCCCTGCACTACATGACCATCATGAGCCGCCGAGTCTGTGGGCTGCTGGTGGCCATAGCATGGGTGGGATCCTGTGTGCATTCTTTAGTTCAGATATTTCTGGCCTTGAGTATATCCTTCTGTGGTCCCAATGTGATTGATCACTATTTCTGTGACTTGCAGCCACTATTGAAACTTGCCTGTTCAGACACGTACATGATCAACCTGCTTCTGGTATCCAACAGTGGAGCCATTTGTACAGTGAGTTTTCTTGTGCTGATGGTCTCCTATGTCATTATTCTTCATTCCCTAAGAAACCACAGTGCTGAAGGGAGGAGGAAAGCCCTATCCACCTGCATATCCCACATTATTGTGGTCATCTTGTTTTTTGGACCTTGCATCTTTATATACACACGCCCTGCGACAACATTTCCTATGGACAAGATGATATCTATATTTTATTCAATTGGGACACCTTTGCTCAATCCTCTGATTTACACACTGAGAAATGCAGAGGTGAAAAATGCCATGAAGAAGTTATGGAGAAAGAAAGTGGCATCAGATGATATAAAGTAA
- the LOC117704702 gene encoding olfactory receptor 4P4-like, whose protein sequence is MENHKNVTEFVFMGLWENRQIELLFFLLFLLCYLAVLMGNSVILLTITCSHLIEQPMYYFLCHLSLMDLCYTSTVIPRLIRDLVATRKIISYNECMTQLFTAHLLAGVEIFILVSMALDRYVAIVKPLHYMVILSRKRCDMLIVMAWVLGFWHSIALLLMVLSLPFCGPNHINHYFCDVKPLLKLVCKDVHVVSILAIANSGMVLVAIFTVLLASYILILYSLRTRSSAGLLKALSTCSSHIMVVVLFFGPCIYTYVLPAGRENKDKEISVFYTVIAPMLNPLIYTLRNSEMKSAMHKLWYRLSHSELK, encoded by the coding sequence ATGGAAAATCATAAAAATGTCACAGAGTTCGTTTTTATGGGTCTTTGGGAGAATAGACAGATAGAgctgctgttctttctcttgTTCCTGCTTTGCTACCTGGCTGTCTTAATGGGAAACTCTGTCATCCTACTCACCATCACCTGCAGCCACTTAATCGAACAACCAATGTATTACTTTCTCTGCCATCTTTCCCTCATGGATCTCTGCTACACCTCCACTGTGATTCCCAGACTCATCAGGGACTTGGTCGCAACAAGAAAAATCATTTCCTATAATGAGTGTATGACCCAGCTTTTCACTGCCCACTTGCTGGCAGGTGTGGAAATCTTCATCCTGGTGTCCATGGCCTTGGACCGCTATGTTGCCATTGTCAAGCCCCTGCACTACATGGTTATCTTGAGCAGGAAGAGGTGTGATATGTTGATTGTCATGGCCTGGGTACTGGGATTCTGGCACTCCATTGCTTTACTACTCATGGTGCTCAGTCTGCCATTCTGTGGTCCCAACCACATCAATCACTACTTCTGTGATGTCAAGCCTCTCTTGAAGTTGGTCTGTAAAGATGTTCATGTTGTTAGTATCTTAGCAATTGCTAACTCAGGGATGGTACTTGTTGCCATTTTTACTGTACTACTTGCTTCTTACATACTCATTTTGTATTCTTTGAGGACAAGGTCATCTGCGGGGCTACTCAAAGCACTCTCAACCTGTAGCTCACACATAATggtggtagttttgttttttgggccCTGTATTTATACCTATGTTTTACCTGCTGGAAGGGAGAACAAGGATAAGGAAATTTCTGTGTTTTACACTGTGATTGCACCCATGCTGAATCCCCTCATCTACACTCTGAGAAACAGTGAGATGAAAAGCGCCATGCACAAGTTGTGGTATCGGCTGTCACACTCAGAGTTGAAATAA